The sequence CTGCCCCAATTCATTTCTCAGGCTTCAAAGGACGTGCATTTACATTATTCCACACACAGGGTCTTAGGTCTTATAGTCATATTTACAGAGgctttaaatttttttttaatcTTGTGTCGTTTTGATTTTAAGTGTCATTTTATGTGTAAATATATTCAAAATATGCATCCGTTATACATGTGACGAGATTTTTTAAATAATGAAATGACAATATTTTGATAAACTGATCTGTAAAAGTCTGACCATTGAGTGTCTTATcacaataaaacaaaaacaccTGCCTTGAAGCAATGTGTTGAATAACAGGTTAACGCCATTTAAGGAGGGCTTGCCTATTTGcatatttaaaatgttttataaatAAAACTTGTAATACAATAATATATTGTATTCATGTATACTTTCAACTGGTAACGTTTCAGTCTGATGAGAGTAAAGGGAAAAACATCCCTATTAGCCTGTGGTGCCTggccttcaggtgccttttggcaaactccaagcaggctgtcatgtgtcttttactgagtaATGACTTCCGTCtgactactctaccataaaggcctgattggtggagtactgcagagatggtggtccttctggaaggttctcccatctccacagaggaactctggagctctgtcagagtgaacatcgggttcttggtcacttccttcctcttctcccctgatGCTCagattggccgggcggccagccctaggaagagtcttggttgttccaaacttcttccatttaagaatgatggaggccactgtgttcttggggaccttcaatgctgcagatcttttttttgtacccttccccagatctgtgcatcaacataatcctgtctcgaagctctacagacaattcctttgacctcatggcttggtttttgctctgacatgcactgtcaactgtgggaccttatatagacaagtgtgtgcctttccaaatcatgttcaatcaattgaatttaccacatgtggactccaatcaagttgtagaaacatgtcataaataatcaatggaaacaggatgcacctgagctcaattttgagtctcatagcaaagggtctgaatactgatgtaaataaggtaacctgttttcgctttgtcatgatggggtattgtggatAAATTGATGAGATTTGTAATTATTATAATTGTTAAAAAAAAATggattaaggctgtaacataacaaaatgtggaaaaaaatctaagggtttgaatactttccaaatgcactggatTAGCATTCCTCCAGATAGAAGCTCCTGGTCTGGGTTTGGAAGGGCCCTAACAGATAACCTGGTCTGGGTTTGGCTTCTCTGTTTATCGTGCTCCTCTAAAACTAGCTTTTTCTGGTTTCCCACTGGATGTGCATTATTGACATTAGCTCTTTAATCACTCTGTTATTGCAAAAATCCTAATCCTAAAACAATCCTAATCCTAAAAGCTGCTGTAAAAGGCACTCGGGCTTCCCACTGCACAGTATGTTCCTATTGAATGCCACTTCCACTCCTATCAAAGATGGCCGGTCATTATATTGTGCTTATTAGCCTTAGCATTTACCTCAGGGGAACAGGTCAGAGAGGGTGTCATCACAtcgagacacacacaccaaaatcCTGTTGCACAGTGGGAGATACACCAGGAAACTGTTTCAGCCACGCAGATAAGAAAATGGAGCCTATCTCCCGACTCATGGGCCTGAGCTGTCATTACCATCCTTCTTCCATCTAATTTAGAGTGTATCTGCTCCCAGACAGAATATTTATGTTAGAGATAATGgctgctgtctcccctctcccagcATCATTACTGTAATTAATGCTTTCAAGTCTGTATTAATTGAATACTGCAATTAGAGTACGGCTCCATTTGTTGCACTGTAATGTACCCCTCCATTTAGAGTTCCGGTTATAGTGGCCTTTACCCAACATTTGGTTTGGTGAAGGCGTTGCGGGGTGAGGTGAGACACTCTTGGCTGTGATGTAGCTAGCaacagggcggcagggtagcctagtggttagagggttggactagtaaccggaaggttgcaagttcaaatccccgagctgacaaggaacaaatctgtcgttctgcctctgaacaggcagttaacccactgttcctaggccgtcattgaaaataagaatttgttcttaactgacttgcctagtaaaataaaggtacttttttttttttaaacaaacactAGCTACATGATTCACTCCCCCACTGGTTCTATTTAGGTGTGTgaagcagaggaggctggtgggaggagctataggaggatgggcacatttataatggctggaatggaacggtattgaacacatcaaacatatggaaaccacatgtttgtctccctgttccatttattccattccagccattacaataagCCTGTCCTCCTATTGCTCCTCGCACCAGCCTCCACTAGCGTGAGGAGGAAGATTAGACCACTTAAGTCAACAGGAAAGTGTTAGAGACCTGCTGCCTCATTTAAGGACGTGTGAGGGGATTTACTGGGATATGTGCTGTGCCCCTGtaaaacagagaggtggagaTGCCAGGGCCTAGTGGGGAAACTCATGGCTCAGGCCTGATGGAAAGTAGTGTGTTATTTAAAGGGAGCATCCTGCGGCGTCCGCCTCTGGTATTGTTTCCATTCCTGTCAGGGTTATTTTAATGCGTTTTGGGCTGTCTGTTTTTAAAAAAAGACCTGGGTGCCATTTCCCCTGGCCATGGCATGGACTTCCTGGCACGCGAAGGAGAGAGTCTCTGACAGTGATGGAAGGTCAGCCTCGCGGATAGAATGACCCGTCCACTGGACAATGAGTCTGCTAGGCTAGTTGGTgatgtctgtctcactctctgtctccctccctccctctatccgtcACTCACTCAATCACCTCCCTCCAGGCCTTTCCTCTGACCTCCCTGGCTAAGAAGCAGCCGACAGTGTTGGTGGTCTGTGGTCCTGACCAGAATGGCTCCATCGGCCTGGTGTGTGCCCGCCACCTGCGCATATTCGTAAGTATACCACAATAGACTTCACCCGCCAGGCATCACACACACATGGCCATGTGGACAATATCAGAAAATAGTTAGAAGTTAACAAATGGTTCACTGGGTTTAATTGCAGTATTAGGAGATTTTCATTTCAACTCCCATAAATAGTAATCTGAGTCATGATTAATTGATCCATTACGGGATTGAAAATGTCAATGACATCATTTCATTGTGACCCTCATTAAATACCGTTACCCTCGTTAAATACTGTCTGGTTACAGTTGGCAGCGGTAATGTAACATGATGTCATGGTCACATTAGTTTGCATGACTGTGGATAATGCTGTTCTGTGGTGTAAATGCATTAATTGCAATATTACAGACGATTACACTAACTAAAAACAATCTGAACAAGGATTTACCAGTGATCTACTGAGGAAAATCTACCATCTTTATTCTATGTGGTGGAAACCATAGACGTGCTTTGGTTTCCCTGCCTTGGAACGGAATGGATCTATATAACGTCTCCATATGTGTCGTGAGATGCCAGATTTATGAAGTGTCAATATCTCTGATTAAAACCATGTTGACAGAATCTGTTAAAGTTGTAAGATGACTGTCTGTGAAGTTTTTGGGGCAGCGATTGGGCCTGGGGTCAACACACGGATATATTTTACACCAGGATCCCAGGAATGCATAAAGCATTTCCACATAACTTTGATCCAAAGAAAACGTATCATCGGTCGATGAATCCCTGACCGTGGCATTACTCTTATTCCCTGCAGGATTTGCTAGTTCAGGTTTTAGAGGCAGTGCACCGCAGCAGATAAGACCATAGTCTTTAGCTCTGATCTGGGAACTGTAGATTAGATTAAACAGAGAGTAGCTGACTATTTAGCCCCGGAGCAAATTAACTAAGCCGGACTGATTTGCACCGCGGCCCTGAGCTGGCCGTCCGTGTTCACCGAGCTAGCATGTGTTTGGCATGCATCCTTGGTTCATTCCACTGTTAAATGCCAAACCAAAATATTGCATATGGAAAAGACAAATATTCCAAGAATCAAAGTTCATTTTGGTCAGATTCAGTCTGAATATGATTCATTATGACCGTGAACGTTAGTCCAGCTTGTTGTTCACGCAAGGGAGGATGCACATGATGTTCCACAGTTCTTTAAGATCATTATGTGGTTATTTTATGTTTCTAGTGAAGAAAAAACACCTTAGCCTCAACGTCTGAAAGAATCAAGTTGTTTATCACATGACACATGAATCCCGAGATTCAACAATGTGGTCTTTGTTTCCAATTTGACAAAACCACGTGAATCTCAATGGACTGTGACTAAAGGGATGATGCTCCTTCATGGCCAACCCAGAATGCTAGCCTTCAGGGAGAGGAAGTTCAATATCGGGAATGCTTAACATCAACAAGAAAAGGCTTGtgacctgtctgtaacctgtagTCATAGGCCTCATGTCTCCTGTATTCCTGCTCCATGACGCTTGTTGACGctagagagcatcctgacggtgCCTCCGTTCCTGAGGTACGTCTGTATGACGTTGATGATGTAACCTCTTCTAGGTCAGGGCACTAGGAGATCACAGAGGGGTCGCTGCCAACCCAGAGGGGACATCTCTCTCTGGGTACTTTAGCTGCAGCAACGAAAGATGGCGTCAGTAGTCCGTTCCCCGGCCTCTCTGGCCCGATGTTGAGGTCTGATTGGTTTAATGTCTCTCAGGAGCGTGTGGACTAACGTCTGGAGTGACAGACCACTTCCCCATCTGAATCTGACCAGGGCCAGTtagtcagagatggagagacctGAACCTCTCACTGCCTAGTTTACAGTACCTCCTCCTTACGCAACCATCTAACCAGCCAGGCCTTCCACTGAAAGCACAGCAGCAGCACACTGAGGCCCTTTCACATAGACTATTAATTGCTGGGATTGAGGTCCATTAGCAGTGGAGATCACGGGTGTCCATTGTTTAACAACACAAGCCACAGGTGTCTGGCTTTCCATAAACGTCTATCATTAACCACAGAGGTCTAATTCAGTCATCCTCCAGACCTGAGGGCTAGAGGCCTACAGTGCTGTGCTAATCAGAGGGGAGCCTTGTCAGTCTGTGTATAGTAAATCAGGGCTGGATAGAtaaacagacagactagagagagggcAGGAAAAACAGCAACGTACATCCTCTCATAAATGTTCTCCTTGTTAGAGGGCATGTATTCATTGCTATCCTTCATTTTGATATACTTGCAGTgcctctctgtcattctctctctcgctcgatctctctctttacctaccCCTCGCtcgttctccctctttctcccctctcgctctcgcctctccttccttccttccttccaaaaGGAGTACGAGCCCACCATCTACTATCCCAAACGCACTCCTAACACCATTCATCAGGACTTCACAGTTCAGTGTGAGAAGATGGACATCCCATTCCTCTCCTATCTCCCAACAGAGGTGAGCAACATCACAAAGGACTATAAGACATTTCTAGACACATTCATCCTTGAATTAAGCTTGACATTTGCAAATGTAACTGATTTATGCAAGTGCACCATGAGTTGAGCAcctgcatctcactgtaggaTTTGGCCCCGGCTGAGCTTGCTGGAGCTGGGAGAATAATGTAGAGCTCTTTTCTAGATATTGATCAGAGTTTGGGTTGTGTGTTCAGGTGCAGCTGATCAACGATGCCTATAACCTGGTGATCGATGCCATCCTGGGGCCAGAGACTGACCACACAGACGTGAAGGAGCCCTATGCTGGCATCCTAGTCACCCTCAAGCAGGTCAAGATCCCCATCGCCAGTGTGGACATGCCCTCAGGTAAGGCTGATAGCTTACAGTGCCtttcaaaagtattcagaccccttggatttcatcacattttattgttacaaactgggattaaaatgtatttgtcattTTTTTGGTTCAAGACAAATACATTATATACTGTTatatcaaagtggaagaaaatgtCAATTGTATTTTTTCTAGAAAAAAATAGTCATTGCATAAGTATTCGGCCCGTTTGTTTAagcaagcctaaattagttcaggagtcaAATTTGACTtcctcagtcaagtattgaatttcaaacacagattaaattacaaagaccagggagcttttcaaaAGCCTCATGAAGAAGGGgcgtgattggtagatgggtaaacaataacacatcagacattgaatatggtCAAGTGTGgattatataattatatatatttttttatttttacctttattttactaggcaggtcagttaagaacaaattcttattttcaacgacggcctaggaacagtgggttaactgcctgttcaggggcagaacgacagatttgtaccttgtcagctctgggatttgaacttgcaacctttcggttactagtccaacgctctaaccactaggctaccctgccacatcGAAGATAGTCATCCCCTTTGAAccgagctgcaggacaggaatgaaaCTGCTAAGGGATGTTACCATGAagccattggtgattttaaaacaactacagagttcaatggctgtgatgggagaaaactgaggatggatcaacaacattgaagtgactccacaataatgatctaaatgacagagtgaaaagaagaatacaaatatacagaataaaaatattccaaaacatgcatcttgtatgtaactaggcactaaagtaatactggggGAAAAATACAgcaaaggaatacactttttggTCTAAATGCAACGCCacatgtttggggcaaatccaacacaacagatcactgagtaactgcctccttattttcaagcatggtggtggctgcgtcatggtatgggtatgcttgacctCTGCAAAtattggggagtttttcaggatgaaaagtaacgggatggagctaagcacaggcaaaatcctagaggaaaacctgcttcggTCTGCTTTATACAAGAGACTGCGAGAGgaattcagcaggacaataacctacaacaaatggcaaaatctacactggagttgcttaccaagaagaacatttatttaatttaattgtaattttaatttcacctttatttaggctagttgagaacaagttctcatttgcaactgcgacctggccaagatgaagcataacaattcgacacatacaacaacatagacttacacatggaataaacaaaacatagtcaataatacagtagaacaaaataaaataaaaagtctatatacagtgagtgcaaatgaggtaagataagggagttaaaggcaataaataggccatggtggcgaagtaattacaatatagcaattaaaacactggaatggtagatgtgcaagtagagatactggggtgcaaaggagcaagataaataaataaataaatacagtatggggatgaggtaggtagatagcccatctgtaaacagcccatctatgtacaggtgcagtgatctgtgagctgctctgacagctggcgcttaaagctagtgagggagatatgagtctccagcttcagagatttttgcagttagttccagtcattggcagcagagaactggaaggaaagacgaccaaaggaggaattggctttgggggtgaccagtgagatatacctgctggagcgcgtgctacgagtgggtgctactatggtgaccagtgagctgagataaggcggggctttacctagcagagacttgtagataacctgtagccagtgggtttggcgacgagtatgaagcgagggccaaccaacgagagcgtacaggtcgcaatggtgggtagtgtatggggctttggtcacaaaacggatggcactgtgatagactgcatccagtttgttgagtagagtgttggaggctattctatagatgacatccccgaagtcgaggatcggtaggatggtcagttttatgagggtatgtttggcagcaaggATCCTTTGTTGCtatataggaagctgattctagatttaattttggattggagatggttaatgtgagtctggaaggagaggttacagtctaatcagacacctaggtatttgtagttgtccacgtattctaagtcagagccgtccagagtagtgatgctggatgggcgagcaggtgcgggcagtgatcggttgaatagcatgaatttagttttacttgtgtttaagagcagttggaggtcacggaaggagagttgtatggcattgaagctcgtctggaggttagttaacacagtgtccaaagaggggccagaagtatacagaatggtgtcatctgcgtagaggtgtatcagagaatcaccagcagcaagagcaacatcattgatatatacagagaagagagtcggcccaaaaattgaaccctgtggcacccccatagagactgccagaggtctggacaacaggccctccaatttgacacactgaactctatcagataagtagttggtaaaccaggtgaggcaatcatttgagaaaccaaggctgttgagtctgccaataagaatgtggtgattgacagagtcgaaagccttggccaggtcgatgaatacggctgctcagtaatgtctcttatcgatggcggttatgatgttgtttagaaccttgagcgtggctgaggtgcacccgtgaccggctctgaaaccagattgcatagcggagaaggtaaggtgggatttgaaatggttggtaatctgtttgttaacttggctttcgaagaccttagaaagacagggtaggataagtctgtagtagtttgggtctagtgtcaccccctttaaagagggggatgaccgcggcagctttccaatctttgggaatctcagacgatacgaaagagaggttgaacaggctagtaataggggttgcaacaatttcggcagataatagaaaattttaatcatttttagaaaaatgtatgttcttgagtggccaagttacagttttgactgaaatctgcttgaaaatctatttttacattttaatttcacctttatttaactaggcaagtcagtttgtattcttgtttacaatgatggcctactggggaacagtgggttaactgccttgttcaggggcagaaagacagattttgaccttgtcagctcggggattccatccagcaacctttcagttactggcccaatgctgtaACCACTGCTgctctatggcaagacttgaaaatgactgACTTCCCATGATCCCCAACAAttcttttgaaaataataatgggcaaatattgtgtgtgcaaagctcttatagatgtacccaagaagactgacAGCTGTAATTGATGtgaaaggtgtttctaacatgtattgactcagggagatGAATACTTATACAGcaactatattttagttatttcATTTGTATTAACCCCCCACCCAAAAATAAACAACatattccactttgacagagtattttgcGTAAATTGTCCCACTttataacacaataaaatgtgaagaaatccaaggggtctggatacatttgcaaggcactgtacagtatGCTGTACACCCAACATTTGCCAATGGTGCACAGATGTACAGAAAACTGCCCAAAAAGGGGTTTACCTCTGAGCTAAACATGAATTAGTCATAAAAAAGAAAAGCCTGTACATGTACCACAATACACAACCACATTTGCAACTGCAATAGGTTTCGTCAGATCATCCTCAAGTCAACCTCAACACTGTCGAGCTAGGAGTGGTAAAGGTCAAGCTGGATGGACTGAGACAATAAAGCATGTAGCTTAGTGTAGTACATCTATTTGGCATCTGGCTCTGTCCATTACATCATACCCTCTCCCCATTTCTTTTGTTTTGGAATGCTGCTAGCCAGCAGGTTTCTCATCTGTAAGATATAACATGCCCATTTAAAGTTGAAAGGAGAAGATCAAGTGAGATACCCACTCTCTCCTTGCTGTTATGTCACATGACATTTAGCCAGTAGATGTCAACCGATTTGTTGCTCGAACTATGAAGGTGGAATTTAAATGATGATCATCGTTTGTCTGTCAAAGGTTGGGATGTGGACCAGGTGACCTCAGACGGGATCAATCCAGACGTCCTCATCTCGCTCACGGCACCAAAGAAGTGCGCCACCAGCTTCTCGGGGAAGCACTTCTTAGCAGGACGCTTCCTGCCTTATGACATCCAAAAGAAATACGATCTGAACCTGCCAGAATACCCAGGCACAGACTGTCTTATAGAACTGTAACATCTACAGTACACCCTGCAGTCCTCATTTTGGATAAATATGGATAATATATTTACATGTTTTGTATTTTCTAGATTGTTACTGTGCTTTATCGTTCATGTGCCATCTCTCCAATGGATGTAGACTAAAGGAGGTTGC is a genomic window of Oncorhynchus nerka isolate Pitt River linkage group LG24, Oner_Uvic_2.0, whole genome shotgun sequence containing:
- the LOC115108277 gene encoding yjeF N-terminal domain-containing 3, with translation MNHSSTEPAETIEPLRYLSKVETAAIETELLRDYRFGQQQLIEIWGHACAIAITKAFPLTSLAKKQPTVLVVCGPDQNGSIGLVCARHLRIFEYEPTIYYPKRTPNTIHQDFTVQCEKMDIPFLSYLPTEVQLINDAYNLVIDAILGPETDHTDVKEPYAGILVTLKQVKIPIASVDMPSGWDVDQVTSDGINPDVLISLTAPKKCATSFSGKHFLAGRFLPYDIQKKYDLNLPEYPGTDCLIEL